The following nucleotide sequence is from bacterium.
CCGTGATTATGCTCAAGGGAACTCATTACCTTGGCGGAAGCGATTCGTCGGGTCGTTACGAAATTCTGGATGTACCATTCGGAAGCTACTGGGCTGAGTGCTGGCATCCCGAAGGTCAGGGTGTAATGCTGATGGTTCATGTGTATTCCGATATCGTACAGTTGGATATCTCGCTCATTCCGCCGTTGCCCCCACAGGGATCGTGCTGGGAACCGGAGGTGAAGTATGCCGGTTCCGTTCTTGATCTTCAAACGAGAAAACCGATCGTTGGAGCAATTCTCCACAGCCTTTATGATTATCGCGGATGCAATTTTCCGGTGGCATGGACGGACGAGAATGGGCATTTCGACTGTAAATGGGGCTATGGGCCGGATTCCGTCTTGGTGTGGGCGCGCGGATATGAACCGTTGTTCACCGTGGCAGGAATTGAGCCGCCCGATCCGGGATTGTTGGTTCATTCGCTGGATTTCTCGCTGAGCCCGGTTGCTGAAATCGCCGCAGAAGAGGAGAAAGAATCGCCACGATTTCTTCCCGATGGAAAACCGCTTTATGCCTCCCTTCGCGGCGGACCGATGGCGCGCCCCACACTTCCAAATCCGTTCGGTCTGTTGCGGATTCGAGTGGTGGACGGTTGGCGGGACAATCAACCTCTTCCATTCGCATACGTGTGGATATTTGAGCTTGAGCAGGGTGCGCGCACCGATGCCAACGGTGAGTTTATTTGCGGCCCGCTTGAGCCGGGGAGGTATACGGTAAGAGCCATGAAGTCGGCGTACAATCCGTGTCCCGAAGGCGGGCGGGTGGAAGTCGAAGTTACGCCCTATATGGATTCTTCCTTGCAGTACACAACCGATATTGAGATTTGCATGTACGAGCAGCCCTGAGCGATTCCGGGCGGGCGTCCCCGCATGCCCGGAATCACCTTCCCCCTGTCATTCTGAAGGCCGCGCAGATTCTGAAGTATGCAGTTCCTCTGGCAATGGAGCGCGGCCTGAAGAATCTCAGCTTGCGTGCTTAGACCGGACAACGTGAGCCCGGCACGGGGGTTGAGATTC
It contains:
- a CDS encoding carboxypeptidase-like regulatory domain-containing protein; amino-acid sequence: MIMLKGTHYLGGSDSSGRYEILDVPFGSYWAECWHPEGQGVMLMVHVYSDIVQLDISLIPPLPPQGSCWEPEVKYAGSVLDLQTRKPIVGAILHSLYDYRGCNFPVAWTDENGHFDCKWGYGPDSVLVWARGYEPLFTVAGIEPPDPGLLVHSLDFSLSPVAEIAAEEEKESPRFLPDGKPLYASLRGGPMARPTLPNPFGLLRIRVVDGWRDNQPLPFAYVWIFELEQGARTDANGEFICGPLEPGRYTVRAMKSAYNPCPEGGRVEVEVTPYMDSSLQYTTDIEICMYEQP